A window of Flavobacterium branchiarum genomic DNA:
TCATTCGTTTTAACAAACAAAAAAGCTAGTTTCAATAAAGAAACTAGCTTTTTATATTAGTATAAAATGCAATTTTAAATCTCACATTTTATAAATACTTTTTTACTATTATATAAAAATGCTAAGTGCATAATATATTATTGCAGCCAAAAGTGCCGATACAGGAATGGTTAATACCCAAGCCCATAATAAACTTACTGTTACTCCCCAACGAACTGCAGATACACGTTTAGTTAATCCAACTCCGATGATAGAACCTGTAATAGTATGTGTTGTACTTACTGGTACTTTAAAGTGCTCTGTAAAATACAATGTTAATGCTCCTGCAGTTTCTGCAGCTACACCTTCAAATGAAGTTACTTTAGTGATTTTAGATCCCATTGTTTTCACAATTTTCCAACCTCCGCTTAATGTTCCTGCAGCAATTGCAGAATAACAAGCTAGAGGAATCCAAGCTGGCATTTTGAATGCTCCATCATCTGACGGAAGCACTACATCTAACCATTCATCCATGTGAACACCTGGATTTGAATGAATATAAACTGCAACTGCTGCTGCAATAATACCCATTACTTTTTGAGAATCGTTACCACCGTGACCTAAACTAAAAGCAGCTGAAGATAGTAATTGCATTTTTTTCAATGCACTATCTGCTTGGTGTAGGTTTAAGCTACTAAATATCAAAGCAAATGCCGAGATTGAATAGATAATAAACCCTACCAAAAACCATTTTATATTGTGTGATTCTAATACAACGCTCCAAAAAACAGATGATTCAAAACGAGGTTGCCCACCGTTTGCTATAATTGTTTCATAAGGAATCATTTGATAATATATGAAAACACCTGTAAAAATCATTAAACCGATTGTAAACAACTTTGGCAAAATACTTTTCTTAGAAGCGTTTAATAACCAAATAGAAATTAAATAAGAGGCTAATGCTCCTAATAGCGGTGCCAAAACAATAAAGGCAACAATTATGAGGACTCCCGAAGGCATCCCTCCATCCTTGCCTGCTTTGTACCAACTGACTATATCGTACCAATATTGTGTTGTACCGTCTTCGCCTACATAACCTGAGAAACCATGTACGGCAATTGCATGAGCAATAGCAGCACCAGCAAAACCTCCAATTAATGTATGTGATGAACTTGAAGGAATTCCGAACCACCAAGTTAATAAGTTCCAACAAATAGCAGCAATAACCCCTGCTAAGATAACAACTAGATCGATTTGCATGGTGTTAGCGGTTTTAGCAACAGTATCTGCTACTCCAAAACCGAAAACCCAATAAGCCAAGAAATTAAAAAAAGCTGCCCAAACAACCGCCTGAAAAGGCGTCAATACCTTTGTGGCAACAACTGTAGCAATAGCATTTGCTGCATCATGAAAACCATTGATGTAATCAAAAATTAAAGCTAATACTATAATAATTATAAGTAGCGTCATAAAATTATAACTTCAGAATGAAATTGAATTGAATTAAGAATGTTTTACAGAAATAGATTCTAGTATGTTTGCCACACTCTTACATTTATCTGTTGCAGATTCTAAAACAGATAACACTTCTTTATATTTAATAATATTTTTAGCGTCTGTTTCGTTTTCAAAAATTTCAAAAACTGCTTTGTTATAAACATTATCCGACTTGTTCTCTAGTTTATTAATTCTAGCACATGCGTCTTTAATAACTTTGAAATTTTCCAAATTTCTCAATTCTTTCACTGCGCTGTCAATATTCTGACATGCCTCAAGATTGATTTCGGTCATTTTTCTAATTGATTTTGTAATCTTATCAACTTGGTACAATCTCATTCTACTTGCTGCACCATGCAAATAATCAGCTACATTATCAATAGAAGTAATCAAAGTATGAATATCTTCTCTATCGAATGGAGTAATGAAGTTTCTGCTTAACTCCAAATTTGTCTGACGAGTAATGTCCTCGCCTTTTTGTTCCAATTCATCTATCTTTTGAAAAAGTACTTCTCTTTCTTTCAAAGGAAGATTAACTGCTTCGTGTAAGTTAGAAGCTAATTCAATTAGATTACTTGATGCTTCTTCAAAAAGTGGAAAGAATTTCTTGTCTTTCGGCACTAAAAATTGGAAAATACTGTTTATTGACATTTTTTTGTTTTTAATACTGCAAAATTACTTCATTATTTTTTCATTATGTTAAGCCATTGTTAACAAATCGTTTTCAATTTGAAAACTATTCAAGAATGAAATTGTATTTTCGATGTCATAATGTAAGATTCTATCCTCAGTAACCAACGGCACTACTTCGCGGTAGCTAGTTAAAAACATTTCAATAAAATCGCTTGATTTCAACGGTTTTCTGTACGCAATTGCCTGTGAAGCATTCAATAATTCTATAGCCAAAATACGCTCTAAATTATCCATAACGCGCAATGCTTTTGTAGCTCCATTTGCTCCCATGCTCACGTGATCTTCTTGTCCATTGCTCGAAACAATACTATCCACACTTGCTGGTGTTGCTAATTGCTTGTTTTGACTTGCAATACTTGCTGCAGTATATTGCGGAATCATCAATCCTGAATTTAATCCTGGATTATCTACCAAAAATGCAGGAAGGTTACGCAATCCCGAAATTAACTGATACGTTCTTCTTTCAGAAATACTTCCTAATTCGGCCAAAGCAATTGCCATAAAATCTAAAGCTAAAGCCAAAGGCTGTCCGTGGAAATTTCCTCCTGAAATAATCTGATCGCTTTCTATAAATATGTTAGGATTATCGGTAACAGAGTTGATTTCTATTTTAAAAACATTTTTCACATAATCAATCGCATCTTTTGAAGCTCCATGAACTTGTGGCATACAACGGAATGAATAAGGATCCTGAACATGTGTTTTTTCCTGTTCGATAATTTCACTTCCTTCTAATAAATCTTTGATGCGCTGTGCAGTCACGATTTGTCCTTTATGAGGGCGGATAAAATGAATTAATTCGTTAAAAGGTTCGATTCTTCCATCAAAACCTTCTAAAGAAATAGCTCCAATTAAATCGGCTAAATAAGAGAACTTATATGCTTTCATCAATATATGAGCTCCATAAGCACTCATAAACTGAGTTCCGTTTAATAATGCTAATCCTTCTTTAGATTTTAAGATGATTGGTTCCCAATTAAAATGCTTCAAAATTTCGCTTGAGTGCACTTTTTTTCCTTCAAAATACACTTCGCCTTCTCCTAATAACGGCAATGATAAGTGTGCTAAAGGTGCTAAATCTCCAGATGCCCCAAGTGAACCTTGTGTATATACAACTGGCAAAATATCATTATTGTAAAAAGATACCAAACGCTCTAATGTTACTAATTGAATTGCCGAATGTCCGTAGCTTAATGATTGAATTTTAAGCAACAACATTAGTTTTACAATTTCTTGTGGCACCTCATCCCCAGTTCCGCAAGCATGAGATTTTACAAGATTTTCTTGAAGTTTAGATAAATTTTCATTCGAAATTTTCACATTACAAAGTGATCCAAATCCGGTATTAATCCCATAAATTGGATCCGAATGTGAAGCCATTTTCTTATCTAAATAATCTCTACACTTTTGAACATTAACTTTTGCCTCATCAGATAGTTCTAATGTTTTATGCTCTACTATAATTTCTTGTAATTGCTCTAAATTCAGTAACTGTGTACTGATATAATGAATATTGCTCATATTATTTTGTATTTGAATGTCAAAATTCAACAAATCAATATTAAAAAACAACCTTTTTTGCTAATAATTTAAAATACTACATCGATATTTTTAACAAGAATACTAACTTTTATCTTACAAAACCTGTATTCATCACTCCTAACAGCCGTTACAAGAGTAATACCTAAAATATATTCTAAAAAAAGCTTCGAATATAATTTCTAATAATAACCACTGTTTCATCTAAATCTTGAATAAAAACATGATTTACAGTAAGCCGAATCCTTTTTTTGTCAAATAATTTAAAATCTTGACTTTATTTTAGAAAAATAACTCCTTAAATCTGAGATAAATATATGAATACCCCATTTTGAACCTTTAAATTTTCACAAATAATCAGTATTGGAATTTTGTAGTGCTAAATATTAAAATATTCGTAAAAATCCGATTAAATTTTTTGTACATTATAAAAACCTGTACATTTGGAAAATCAAAAATGAAAGATAACAGTATAAAATATCACTCTTCGATAACAACTCAAAACTGGGTTGCAATTACTGCTACAACAACTTCTACGATTACTACTACCCCTTAGGGGTATACATTTTTACATATAATCCAGGCTATCCATACTTTTTTTCTTGAAAGAAAAAAGGCATTGAATACGTATAAACACTTGCATTTACAAAATAACACACACACAATGAAAATATTAAAATTTGGTGGAACTTCGGTCGCCAATGCAGAAAATATAAAACGAGTTTTAGCAATTGTAAACCAAAAATCAGAACAAGATCAATTAATAGTTGTCGTTTCTGCTTTAAGCAAAGTAACTGATTTACTTCAGGCTGCTGCCGCAAAAGCCGCTTCTAACGATGAAAGTTATAAAGATATAGTTGCCGAAATAGAGAAAAAACACTTAGATACTCTAAAAGCGTTGATTCCTGTTAGCGAGCAAAGTAGCTTATTAAGCCACGTAAAAAGAATCATAAACCACCTTGAAACATTACTTGACGGTTGTTTCTTATTGGGTGAGTTATCTAATAGAACTGCCGATACTATCCTTAGTTTTGGTGAATTGCTTTCGTCATATATCATTGCCGAAGCTTTAAAACAAACAAATAAAAATAGCGGTTATAAAGACAGCCGTGAACTGATTAAAACGAACAACCACTTTGGTAAAGCTGCTGTAAATTTTGAAGTTACAAACCAATTAATACGTGATTATTTCTCAGAAAATAAAGCGCAGGTTGTAATCATGCCCGGTTTTATTGCTTCCTCTCTCGATGGAATCATTACTACTTTAGGCCGTGGTGGATCTGACTATTCGGCTGCAATCTTGGCGGGAGCTCTTAATGCTGAAGTATTAGAAATATGGACTGACGTAAACGGAATGTACACTGCCAATCCTAAAATTGTAAAACAAGCGCAACCAATTGCAACGATCTCTTATCAAGAAGCGATGGAGTTATCACACTTTGGTGCTAAGGTTTTATATCCACCTACAATT
This region includes:
- a CDS encoding DUF47 domain-containing protein produces the protein MSINSIFQFLVPKDKKFFPLFEEASSNLIELASNLHEAVNLPLKEREVLFQKIDELEQKGEDITRQTNLELSRNFITPFDREDIHTLITSIDNVADYLHGAASRMRLYQVDKITKSIRKMTEINLEACQNIDSAVKELRNLENFKVIKDACARINKLENKSDNVYNKAVFEIFENETDAKNIIKYKEVLSVLESATDKCKSVANILESISVKHS
- a CDS encoding inorganic phosphate transporter — protein: MTLLIIIIVLALIFDYINGFHDAANAIATVVATKVLTPFQAVVWAAFFNFLAYWVFGFGVADTVAKTANTMQIDLVVILAGVIAAICWNLLTWWFGIPSSSSHTLIGGFAGAAIAHAIAVHGFSGYVGEDGTTQYWYDIVSWYKAGKDGGMPSGVLIIVAFIVLAPLLGALASYLISIWLLNASKKSILPKLFTIGLMIFTGVFIYYQMIPYETIIANGGQPRFESSVFWSVVLESHNIKWFLVGFIIYSISAFALIFSSLNLHQADSALKKMQLLSSAAFSLGHGGNDSQKVMGIIAAAVAVYIHSNPGVHMDEWLDVVLPSDDGAFKMPAWIPLACYSAIAAGTLSGGWKIVKTMGSKITKVTSFEGVAAETAGALTLYFTEHFKVPVSTTHTITGSIIGVGLTKRVSAVRWGVTVSLLWAWVLTIPVSALLAAIIYYALSIFI
- the hutH gene encoding histidine ammonia-lyase, which encodes MSNIHYISTQLLNLEQLQEIIVEHKTLELSDEAKVNVQKCRDYLDKKMASHSDPIYGINTGFGSLCNVKISNENLSKLQENLVKSHACGTGDEVPQEIVKLMLLLKIQSLSYGHSAIQLVTLERLVSFYNNDILPVVYTQGSLGASGDLAPLAHLSLPLLGEGEVYFEGKKVHSSEILKHFNWEPIILKSKEGLALLNGTQFMSAYGAHILMKAYKFSYLADLIGAISLEGFDGRIEPFNELIHFIRPHKGQIVTAQRIKDLLEGSEIIEQEKTHVQDPYSFRCMPQVHGASKDAIDYVKNVFKIEINSVTDNPNIFIESDQIISGGNFHGQPLALALDFMAIALAELGSISERRTYQLISGLRNLPAFLVDNPGLNSGLMIPQYTAASIASQNKQLATPASVDSIVSSNGQEDHVSMGANGATKALRVMDNLERILAIELLNASQAIAYRKPLKSSDFIEMFLTSYREVVPLVTEDRILHYDIENTISFLNSFQIENDLLTMA